The following coding sequences are from one Longimicrobiales bacterium window:
- the rnr gene encoding ribonuclease R: protein MTRRRSKGPGKGPGKGPGKSPGRGLGKGPGDEGRVLGLLAGSTSGPMKPKEIAKALRIPTNDYRRFKRMLAGLERAGKIYRVKGHRFGVPESMELTPGVISITKSGDGFVRSDSGGSDLFVPGQQLATAMDGDRVVARIEARPRDRNPVARVIKILERARETIVGTFHGAGRLDFVVPMDGRLIKDVLIPEGASGEAEDGDIVVVRIESYGEGRLGPVGLVEKVLGALTAPGVDVLAVGHGFGVSFDFPPSVTEAAAEAARLGMDEPGANRVDRTDLLVFTIDPADAKDHDDALSIIDLGDNRFEVGVHIADVSHFVEEGGEVDLEAVSRGTSVYLVDRTVPMLPEVLSAEVCSLQEGQVRFAVSLFMTVDFSGRVYSRRYERTMIRCTHGFAYEDVQEVLDGEGSVGADADAAIRRLDDIARAVRDVRLGRGALDFDLPEAKVILDERGIPVDIQRRERLESHRLVEDFMILANETVAEDLHTKKIPALYRIHEPPPEGKVEELRELLGRLGHGLSQRKALMPRDLQGLLRAVEGKPEADLVSNVVLRSLTKARYDPDNLGHFGLASEAYLHFTSPIRRYPDLMVHREVIASLVEGEPARDWNPDELRSLADRTSMREQSAVRAERASVAMKKVEFMERHLGEDFDGRISGVAAFGFFVTLDRYFVDGLVHVNSLRDDFYRLNAEAHALIGERGRRRFRLGDRVSVQVARVDKEARQVDFMLISSGTSTN, encoded by the coding sequence ATGACTCGTCGGCGATCAAAGGGCCCCGGAAAGGGCCCCGGGAAGGGCCCCGGAAAGAGCCCTGGAAGGGGCCTTGGAAAGGGTCCCGGAGATGAGGGTCGCGTCTTGGGTCTCTTGGCCGGGTCTACATCAGGGCCCATGAAGCCGAAAGAAATCGCTAAGGCGCTGCGCATTCCCACGAATGACTACCGGCGGTTCAAGCGGATGCTTGCGGGGCTCGAGCGGGCTGGGAAGATCTATCGTGTGAAGGGACACCGTTTCGGGGTGCCGGAAAGTATGGAGCTTACCCCTGGGGTGATCTCGATCACCAAGAGCGGGGACGGTTTCGTGCGCTCCGACTCCGGTGGATCCGATCTTTTTGTTCCTGGGCAGCAACTGGCGACTGCGATGGACGGAGATCGTGTGGTCGCCCGAATCGAGGCTCGACCGAGGGACCGCAACCCCGTTGCTCGGGTCATCAAAATTCTGGAGCGCGCGCGGGAAACGATTGTCGGGACGTTCCATGGAGCCGGCCGTCTCGATTTCGTCGTGCCGATGGATGGTAGGCTGATCAAGGACGTGCTGATTCCAGAGGGGGCGTCCGGCGAAGCGGAGGACGGCGACATCGTCGTCGTGCGGATTGAATCCTACGGGGAGGGTCGACTGGGTCCCGTGGGGCTGGTCGAGAAGGTGCTCGGAGCGTTGACCGCCCCCGGCGTTGATGTGCTCGCGGTTGGCCATGGCTTCGGGGTGTCGTTCGACTTTCCGCCCTCTGTGACGGAGGCGGCCGCTGAGGCGGCGCGTTTGGGCATGGATGAGCCGGGGGCGAATCGTGTAGACCGTACCGACTTGCTCGTGTTCACCATCGACCCGGCCGATGCGAAAGACCATGACGATGCGCTCTCAATAATCGATCTCGGCGACAACCGCTTCGAAGTTGGTGTGCACATCGCTGACGTCTCCCACTTCGTGGAAGAAGGAGGGGAGGTCGACCTCGAAGCGGTAAGTCGGGGCACGAGCGTATATCTCGTTGATCGCACCGTGCCCATGTTGCCGGAAGTACTCTCGGCCGAGGTGTGCTCGCTGCAGGAGGGCCAGGTGCGTTTCGCTGTGTCTCTCTTTATGACGGTCGACTTTTCGGGTCGTGTGTATAGCCGTCGGTATGAGCGGACCATGATTCGATGCACCCACGGCTTTGCCTATGAGGATGTCCAAGAGGTGTTGGACGGCGAAGGCAGCGTGGGTGCGGATGCTGATGCAGCAATACGCCGACTGGACGACATCGCTCGGGCGGTCCGTGATGTGCGGCTAGGGCGTGGTGCGCTGGACTTCGACTTACCCGAAGCCAAGGTCATCCTCGACGAGCGCGGCATTCCGGTCGATATCCAGAGGAGAGAGCGGCTCGAAAGCCATCGGCTCGTGGAGGATTTCATGATTCTCGCAAATGAGACGGTGGCAGAAGACCTACATACTAAGAAGATCCCAGCGTTGTATCGCATCCACGAGCCGCCGCCCGAAGGGAAGGTCGAGGAGCTCCGCGAACTCCTCGGGAGACTCGGCCACGGGCTGTCCCAAAGGAAGGCGCTCATGCCGCGCGATTTACAGGGACTCTTGCGAGCTGTGGAAGGGAAGCCGGAGGCGGATCTCGTATCGAACGTCGTCCTCCGCTCGTTGACCAAGGCTCGGTACGATCCCGACAACCTTGGCCACTTCGGGTTGGCCTCGGAGGCCTACTTGCACTTTACGAGTCCCATTCGACGCTATCCAGACCTCATGGTACACAGAGAGGTCATTGCGTCCTTGGTGGAGGGAGAGCCGGCGCGAGACTGGAATCCGGACGAACTCCGGTCCCTGGCGGATCGAACCAGCATGCGAGAGCAGTCGGCCGTCCGGGCGGAACGCGCCTCCGTGGCCATGAAGAAGGTCGAGTTCATGGAGCGTCACCTTGGTGAAGATTTCGACGGTCGTATCTCAGGCGTCGCAGCGTTCGGATTTTTCGTTACGCTCGATCGATATTTCGTGGATGGCCTAGTCCACGTGAACTCGCTCAGAGACGATTTCTATCGACTCAATGCGGAAGCGCATGCGTTGATTGGTGAACGCGGGCGGCGGCGGTTCAGGTTGGGGGATCGAGTGAGCGTTCAGGTAGCGCGCGTCGACAAGGAGGCCCGCCAGGTGGACTTCATGCTGATAAGCAGTGGCACATCAACGAATTGA
- the era gene encoding GTPase Era, whose translation MTVSELSNSELSATRTGYVTLLGRPNAGKSTLLNRLIGQHLSIVTSKAQTTWQRVTGLLTVDSDQLIFLDTPGLLEAKDLLQRAMLGAALEALSEADVVLLVIDAGRRPDTKETARIERALEEARAPIVVALNKIDEAPVAMVAAWDAWLADNVEGPVHHISALEGDGAEALLAEVREKLPAGPFLYPEDDIASDPVRFFVAELVRECIFEQYHQEIPYSVMCQVEEFREGGDPVYIQMNVFVERKSQKGIVIGNQGAAIRALGTCARKKIEHFLGERVYLDLWVKPLKGWRKNRSHLNQLGFRIPEDE comes from the coding sequence ATGACTGTCTCTGAACTATCGAACTCCGAGTTGAGTGCTACCCGGACTGGGTACGTCACGCTGCTTGGGCGACCGAACGCCGGAAAGTCGACGCTGCTCAACCGACTCATTGGCCAACACCTCTCTATTGTGACGTCGAAGGCCCAGACGACGTGGCAACGGGTGACGGGGCTCCTCACCGTGGACTCCGATCAGCTCATTTTTCTAGATACCCCGGGCTTACTGGAGGCAAAAGACCTCCTTCAGCGCGCCATGCTAGGCGCGGCCCTCGAAGCGCTCTCAGAGGCGGACGTTGTCCTGCTTGTGATCGACGCGGGCCGGCGGCCCGACACCAAGGAGACGGCACGCATAGAGCGGGCGCTGGAAGAAGCACGAGCTCCAATCGTCGTGGCGTTGAACAAGATCGACGAGGCGCCGGTCGCGATGGTTGCTGCGTGGGACGCCTGGCTGGCGGACAACGTCGAGGGCCCGGTCCATCACATTTCGGCTCTCGAGGGTGATGGGGCTGAGGCGCTCTTGGCCGAGGTGCGGGAAAAACTCCCTGCCGGTCCCTTTTTGTACCCTGAGGACGATATCGCGTCCGACCCCGTCCGTTTTTTCGTGGCCGAACTCGTACGAGAGTGCATTTTCGAGCAGTATCATCAGGAAATTCCCTATTCTGTGATGTGCCAGGTGGAGGAGTTCCGTGAGGGCGGGGACCCCGTCTACATCCAGATGAACGTCTTTGTGGAGCGAAAGTCCCAGAAGGGCATCGTCATCGGAAATCAGGGCGCGGCAATCCGGGCCCTGGGCACCTGCGCACGGAAGAAGATCGAGCACTTTCTTGGCGAGCGTGTGTACCTCGACCTATGGGTAAAGCCACTCAAGGGGTGGCGTAAGAACCGTTCACACCTCAATCAACTCGGCTTTCGCATTCCTGAGGATGAATGA